The Macaca nemestrina isolate mMacNem1 chromosome 6, mMacNem.hap1, whole genome shotgun sequence genome window below encodes:
- the LOC105467168 gene encoding interleukin-4, whose protein sequence is MGLTSQLLPPLFFLLACAGNFAHGHNCHIALREIIETLNSLTEQKTLCTKLTITDILAASKNTTEKETFCRAATVLRQFYSHHEKDTRCLGATAQQFHRHKQLIRFLKRLDRNLWGLAGLNSCPVKEASQSTLEDFLERLKTIMKEKYSKCRS, encoded by the exons ATGGGTCTCACCTCCCAACTGCTTCCCCCTCTGTTCTTCCTGCTAGCATGTGCCGGCAACTTTGCCCACGGACACAACTGCCATATCGCCTTACGGGAGATCATCGAAACTCTGAACAGCCTCACAGAGCAGAAG ACTCTGTGCACCAAGTTGACCATAACGGACATCCTTGCTGCCTCCAAG AACACAACTGAGAAGGAAACCTTCTGCAGGGCTGCGACTGTGCTCCGGCAGTTCTACAGCCACCATGAGAAAGACACTCGCTGCCTGGGTGCGACTGCACAGCAGTTCCACAGGCACAAGCAGCTGATCCGATTCCTGAAACGGCTCGACAGGAACCTCTGGGGCCTGGCGGGCTTG AACTCCTGTCCTGTGAAGGAAGCCAGCCAGAGTACGTTGGAAGACTTCTTGGAAAGGCTAAAGACGATCATGAAAGAGAAATATTCAAAGTGTCGGagctga
- the IL13 gene encoding interleukin-13 isoform X2: MVWSINLTAGVYCAALESLINVSGCSAIEKTQRMLNGFCPHKVSAGQFSSLRVRDTKIEVAQFVKDLLLHLKKLFREGQFN, encoded by the exons ATGGTGTGGAGCATCAACCTGACAGCTGGCGTG TACTGTGCAGCCCTGGAATCCCTGATCAACGTGTCAGGCTGCAGTGCCATCGAGAAGACCCAGAGGATGCTGAACGGATTCTGCCCGCACAAGGTCTCAGCTGGG CAGTTTTCCAGCTTGCGTGTCCGAGACACCAAAATCGAGGTGGCCCAGTTTGTAAAGGACCTGCTCTTACATTTAAAGAAACTTTTTCGCGAGGGACAGTTCAACTGA
- the IL13 gene encoding interleukin-13 isoform X1 — translation MGDAMDSLLQAPLCNGSMVWSINLTAGVYCAALESLINVSGCSAIEKTQRMLNGFCPHKVSAGQFSSLRVRDTKIEVAQFVKDLLLHLKKLFREGQFN, via the exons ATGGGAGATGCCATGGACTCTCTACTGCAG GCCCCGCTCTGCAATGGCAGCATGGTGTGGAGCATCAACCTGACAGCTGGCGTG TACTGTGCAGCCCTGGAATCCCTGATCAACGTGTCAGGCTGCAGTGCCATCGAGAAGACCCAGAGGATGCTGAACGGATTCTGCCCGCACAAGGTCTCAGCTGGG CAGTTTTCCAGCTTGCGTGTCCGAGACACCAAAATCGAGGTGGCCCAGTTTGTAAAGGACCTGCTCTTACATTTAAAGAAACTTTTTCGCGAGGGACAGTTCAACTGA
- the IL13 gene encoding interleukin-13 precursor (The RefSeq protein has 1 substitution compared to this genomic sequence), with product MALLLTMVIALTCLGGFASPSPVPPSTALKELIEELVNITQNQKAPLCNGSMVWSINLTAGVYCAALESLINVSGCSAIEKTQRMLNGFCPHKVSAGQFSSLRVRDTKIEVAQFVKDLLLRLKKLFREGQFN from the exons ATGGCGCTCTTGTTGACCATGGTCATTGCTCTCACTTGCCTCGGCGGCTTTGCCTCCCCAAGCCCTGTGCCTCCCTCTAcagccctcaaggagctcattGAGGAGCTGGTCAACATCACCCAGAACCAGAAG GCCCCGCTCTGCAATGGCAGCATGGTGTGGAGCATCAACCTGACAGCTGGCGTG TACTGTGCAGCCCTGGAATCCCTGATCAACGTGTCAGGCTGCAGTGCCATCGAGAAGACCCAGAGGATGCTGAACGGATTCTGCCCGCACAAGGTCTCAGCTGGG CAGTTTTCCAGCTTGCGTGTCCGAGACACCAAAATCGAGGTGGCCCAGTTTGTAAAGGACCTGCTCTTACATTTAAAGAAACTTTTTCGCGAGGGACAGTTCAACTGA